The Bernardetia litoralis DSM 6794 genome includes a window with the following:
- a CDS encoding DUF6702 family protein, translating to MSKNHFSKITGIIFLTFSLFSFIPKHAIHLSITEMDFEVKGEKTEIQISHKIFIDDLEKALRKNYEIAFEKNKPNLSTKTQHKEIDRYIYDYLKKVVDLKINSQKTEINYIGLEFEDDVIWVYGIIEKPTSAEEKESIFIKNMILMDLFNDQRNMLYLTKEKNKKFLNFTNDERTETILF from the coding sequence ATGTCAAAAAATCATTTTTCAAAAATAACAGGAATTATATTCCTAACTTTTTCTTTATTTTCATTCATCCCAAAACATGCTATTCATTTGAGTATTACAGAAATGGATTTTGAAGTAAAAGGAGAAAAAACAGAAATTCAAATCTCACATAAAATTTTTATAGATGATTTGGAAAAAGCACTTCGCAAAAATTATGAAATAGCTTTTGAAAAAAACAAACCCAATCTTTCTACCAAAACGCAGCACAAAGAAATAGATAGATACATTTATGATTATCTCAAAAAAGTAGTTGATTTGAAAATTAATTCTCAAAAAACAGAAATTAATTATATCGGATTAGAGTTTGAAGACGATGTAATTTGGGTTTATGGAATCATAGAAAAGCCAACTTCAGCCGAAGAAAAAGAAAGTATTTTTATCAAAAATATGATTTTGATGGATTTATTTAATGACCAAAGAAATATGCTTTATCTTACCAAAGAAAAAAATAAAAAATTTCTCAATTTTACAAATGATGAACGTACAGAAACAATTCTATTTTGA
- a CDS encoding DUF1294 domain-containing protein: MNYLFAYLFLINIASGIIFWLDKRKAIQSKRRIKENTLHFYELLGGVFSILFLMYQIRHKNQKKGYFLITYLIALLWIGLVGFVVFKFKP; encoded by the coding sequence ATGAACTATTTATTTGCATACTTATTTTTGATTAATATCGCCTCAGGTATTATTTTTTGGTTGGACAAGCGCAAAGCAATACAATCTAAAAGAAGAATAAAGGAAAATACTTTACATTTCTACGAACTACTAGGAGGAGTATTTAGTATTTTATTTTTAATGTATCAAATTAGGCATAAAAACCAGAAAAAAGGTTATTTTCTAATTACTTATCTTATTGCTTTACTTTGGATAGGTTTGGTTGGTTTCGTTGTTTTTAAATTCAAACCCTAA
- the sdaAA gene encoding L-serine ammonia-lyase, iron-sulfur-dependent, subunit alpha, with the protein MSLLFDSFKDWQNHCETNNEPLYKSVLEYETELRGKSETQIFENLSKAFGVMKDAVETGLKEEMISRSGMINNGAKKVYRYPTPILSLEFQHLIARSLAAKEVNSCMGRIVAAPTAGASGILPGTLYTLQEIHGIEEHKILEGLLVAAGIALIIEQNASLAGAVGGCQAETGSAAAMASGAMVYCLGGDINQVFGAVAITIQCMLGLVCDPVAGLVEVPCVVRNASAAAIAFSSAQISLANVNAVIPVDECVAAMGEIGQSMEAKYKETALGGLAATSTGQQISKKVLIHDIEMLDDEEDNSITN; encoded by the coding sequence ATGTCATTACTATTCGATTCCTTCAAAGACTGGCAAAACCATTGCGAAACTAATAATGAACCTTTATATAAATCTGTTTTAGAATATGAAACAGAACTAAGAGGAAAATCTGAAACACAGATTTTTGAAAATCTTAGTAAGGCTTTTGGTGTAATGAAAGATGCTGTTGAAACAGGATTAAAAGAAGAAATGATTTCTCGTTCTGGAATGATAAATAATGGAGCAAAAAAAGTTTATCGTTATCCTACTCCTATTTTATCATTAGAATTTCAGCATTTAATAGCTCGTTCTTTGGCTGCAAAAGAAGTCAATTCGTGTATGGGGCGTATTGTAGCTGCACCAACAGCAGGAGCTTCTGGGATTTTACCTGGAACGCTTTATACCTTGCAAGAAATTCATGGCATAGAAGAACATAAAATTTTAGAAGGGCTTTTGGTAGCTGCTGGAATTGCACTTATTATAGAACAAAATGCTTCTTTGGCTGGTGCTGTTGGTGGTTGTCAAGCAGAAACAGGAAGTGCAGCAGCAATGGCTTCAGGTGCGATGGTTTACTGTTTGGGAGGAGATATAAATCAAGTTTTTGGAGCTGTGGCAATTACGATTCAATGTATGCTCGGTTTGGTTTGCGACCCTGTGGCTGGTCTTGTCGAAGTGCCTTGTGTGGTCAGAAATGCAAGTGCAGCAGCGATTGCTTTTTCTTCAGCTCAAATTTCGCTTGCTAATGTAAATGCTGTTATTCCTGTTGATGAATGTGTCGCTGCAATGGGAGAAATTGGTCAAAGTATGGAAGCTAAATACAAAGAAACAGCCTTAGGAGGTCTTGCAGCAACTTCTACTGGTCAGCAGATTTCAAAAAAAGTATTGATTCACGATATTGAAATGCTTGATGATGAAGAGGATAATTCAATTACAAATTAA
- a CDS encoding DUF4231 domain-containing protein, whose protein sequence is MENSTSSKTEFSGKAYHHNPQERNTPLMSDVEYIAERLDAQMNWYDRKSSENKTKYKLIKRTELIIAALIPVLITSGAFKVVQENDLGVLLQIIAALAGVVLVIMNSLLELDEHYKLWKEYRVTCEMMRHERYMYMTCSEPYDESDAYPRLVEKIEAISNSETQRWKQIDKKSDKQAKNPVLEETSNEENKRSSI, encoded by the coding sequence ATGGAAAATAGCACTTCTTCTAAAACTGAATTTTCGGGAAAAGCCTATCATCACAATCCACAAGAAAGAAATACGCCACTAATGAGTGATGTTGAATATATTGCTGAACGTTTGGATGCTCAAATGAATTGGTATGATAGAAAAAGTAGTGAGAACAAAACAAAATATAAACTAATTAAAAGAACGGAGCTAATTATTGCTGCGCTTATTCCTGTCTTGATTACATCTGGCGCATTCAAAGTAGTGCAGGAGAATGATTTAGGTGTACTTTTACAAATCATTGCTGCTCTAGCTGGTGTAGTTTTGGTGATTATGAATAGTCTTTTAGAATTAGATGAACATTATAAATTGTGGAAAGAATATCGTGTAACGTGTGAAATGATGCGTCATGAGCGTTACATGTACATGACATGTAGTGAGCCGTATGATGAATCTGATGCTTACCCTCGGCTAGTAGAAAAAATTGAGGCTATTTCAAATTCTGAAACACAGCGTTGGAAACAAATTGACAAAAAATCTGATAAACAAGCAAAAAATCCTGTCTTAGAAGAAACATCAAATGAAGAAAATAAACGCTCTTCAATTTAA
- a CDS encoding alpha-2-macroglobulin family protein: MKELFNKSYKSIFSILGIGFLFWLVSCASTEKLQVIDQNFGEQIKLQQNLTFTFNQAIAKPEQLDVWQEVEYLDINPKVKGKFKWTSPTMLIFSPDEGFSPNTKYQVKLTQNLIAELTQKKVQVDKEKTFEFHTPYLDLSTAQAYWSTDANGSPELLLNLLFNYDINPSALNSLLSISTLGKSETGNGTAANYSLKSNEAGKNIRLVVKPTTSNSKELAGKTISIKIKEGLKMTKGDGTAPQMSFKTDIPDPQIFEITQVSSYKMTGKTIVSVLTNQSVMQNEAQIKDLISVTPQLRTEIEKTDAGFLIKADFKDETNYQLTINQDLKGVFGRKLTAEYQHVLLFGGAQKTISFVDGKASYLTSKGERNVGINIYGFEKVELEVYKIYENNIQHFLREIVGLYDYSDMDSYFYGNDEKNYGDVILKKEMKITDFKKAGSSYAIDMREIVATDNSSFEGIYYVVVRSHDDRWIKDRQIVCVSDLGFIVRRSDDEIFVFANSIMNATPEEGTQMKLISTSNQTIQTTKTDENGIAKFTGLKKLGEKYNFQFITAQKNDDYSYIHLSQNEVSTYGFETDGIYPTAGNYQSFIYPERNLYRPDEKISFKAIIRNWEDWKSVGQIPVKWKVIMPNGRSLVEKQNRLSEEGTFEATIPLPSTSVTGSYTIEVYTSNDVLLASRNINVEEFMPQRIKVESTTNEKFVKSGQSINLDATATNLFGPPAAERNYEVRLTYNKKSFQSKDAKYQDYNFFLNIGNNQMPSYEDYENTGETDSEGKIAESVKIPSTFKNIGLMQGTFYTTVFDETGRPVGSRKSFDIITQPYFLGVKGLDYYWIGLNQPLNFPLIALDYDGKAIPANAKVQVVRYDWHTVLEKRYNGQYTYVSKYKEVIEYDKEMKINPSGTSINFTPKISARYEVRVSLPNAETYVATNFYAYYYGSASNSSFQVDKAGQIDITLNKKKYNAGETAKVLFKAPFSGRMLVTLEKNSVLTHKYIDVKNRSASMDIPITDEHLPNVYVSATLIRPLSNNDVPLTVAHGYIPISVENEKEHKIELEITAPERIRSSKKQNIIVKTGKPMQDVEITIAAVDEGILLIKNFQTPAPYNYFFQKRALGVKAFDMYQRLYPEFKANIQNFGAGGYDLGNRTNPMANKRVKPVSFWSGTLKTNSKGEVNYEIDVPQFSGDLRIMAVAVQGSKFGSATANMKVADPIVVSTGLPRFLSPKDKITVPVTMSNTTEKVAQATVILKTKGAVSPDGITTQTVTIQPNSEAKVNFKINAIEAVGTAEIDVEVAALGEKFNQTTDITVRPFTSLLKESDAGSIEGGQSKVFSFKHGYVPTSADAKLVVSKSPMIQFVKSLDYLVRYPYGCVEQTTSSAFPQLYVKDISESMGKALSYNLKPEENIRFAIAKLQSMQLYEGGLSYWQGGHSASWWGTVYATHFLMEAKKAGYEVNDNVLNKAYDYLMTKIKSKDTERLYYYNVNNQLTSRPIANKSIFYSMYILASAGKQDVATMNYYKANKHLLAIDSRYLLASTYKLLGDKASYDAVLPSSFSGEKSEQSLGGNFYSYIRDQAIALNVLLEQDPKNPQIGTLAKQLSEQYRAKKYLNTQEHAFTFLALGKLARKANNSNITAQISAGGSNISSYENGTVILTKNQVLDKEITIKTSGEGNLYYFWEKEGIILKGDYVQEDKNIRVRRTYLDKKGNKITGKVKQNQLVVVRIEVISTSVDVIENVVITDMLPAGLEIENPRLGGAQQFDWIKDASSPEHFDFRDDRVNIFTDVTKKKTQYYYYQTRAVSEGTYKVGVISADAMYDASYHSYHGVGTLVVE; the protein is encoded by the coding sequence ATGAAAGAATTATTTAACAAATCCTACAAATCTATTTTCTCTATATTAGGAATAGGTTTTCTATTTTGGCTTGTTTCCTGTGCTTCTACAGAAAAATTACAAGTCATTGACCAAAATTTTGGCGAGCAAATCAAGCTCCAACAAAATCTTACTTTTACATTTAATCAAGCTATTGCGAAACCCGAACAATTAGATGTTTGGCAAGAAGTTGAATATCTGGATATTAATCCAAAAGTAAAAGGAAAGTTCAAATGGACAAGCCCGACAATGCTTATTTTTTCGCCTGATGAAGGATTTTCGCCCAACACAAAATACCAAGTAAAGCTCACTCAAAACCTAATTGCAGAGCTTACTCAAAAAAAAGTTCAAGTTGATAAAGAAAAAACATTCGAATTTCATACACCATACTTAGACCTTTCGACGGCACAGGCATATTGGAGTACAGATGCGAATGGTTCGCCTGAATTACTTCTAAATTTACTTTTCAATTATGATATTAATCCAAGTGCTTTGAATAGTTTGCTTTCTATTTCTACTTTGGGAAAATCTGAAACTGGAAACGGAACGGCTGCAAATTATTCACTTAAAAGTAATGAAGCAGGAAAAAATATTCGTTTGGTTGTAAAACCAACTACAAGCAATAGCAAAGAATTAGCTGGAAAAACAATTTCTATCAAGATAAAAGAAGGTTTGAAAATGACAAAAGGTGATGGAACAGCTCCTCAAATGTCTTTCAAAACTGATATTCCAGACCCACAAATTTTTGAAATAACACAAGTCAGTTCGTATAAAATGACAGGAAAAACGATTGTCAGTGTTTTGACAAATCAAAGTGTTATGCAAAATGAAGCACAGATTAAAGACTTGATTTCTGTTACTCCACAACTTCGCACAGAAATAGAAAAAACAGATGCAGGGTTTTTAATAAAAGCAGATTTTAAAGATGAAACAAATTATCAACTTACTATCAATCAAGATTTGAAAGGTGTATTTGGCAGAAAACTAACAGCCGAATATCAACATGTTTTACTTTTTGGAGGCGCACAAAAAACAATTTCTTTTGTAGATGGAAAGGCTTCTTATCTGACTTCAAAAGGAGAGCGAAATGTAGGAATAAATATCTATGGATTTGAGAAAGTAGAACTAGAGGTTTATAAAATCTATGAAAATAATATTCAACATTTTTTGAGAGAAATTGTTGGTTTGTATGATTATTCTGATATGGACAGTTATTTTTATGGAAATGATGAGAAAAATTATGGCGATGTAATTTTGAAAAAAGAAATGAAAATTACAGATTTCAAAAAAGCTGGAAGTAGTTATGCTATCGATATGCGTGAAATTGTAGCTACTGATAATAGTTCGTTTGAAGGAATTTATTATGTAGTAGTTCGTTCTCACGATGACCGTTGGATAAAAGACCGTCAGATTGTTTGTGTTTCTGATTTGGGTTTTATTGTTCGTAGAAGTGATGATGAAATTTTTGTTTTTGCAAATTCAATTATGAATGCAACGCCTGAAGAAGGAACGCAAATGAAATTAATCAGTACAAGTAATCAAACCATTCAGACTACAAAAACAGATGAAAATGGAATTGCAAAATTTACAGGATTGAAAAAATTAGGTGAAAAATATAATTTTCAGTTTATTACAGCTCAAAAAAATGATGATTATAGTTATATTCATTTATCTCAAAATGAAGTTTCTACTTATGGTTTCGAAACCGATGGAATTTATCCAACAGCAGGAAATTATCAGTCATTTATTTATCCTGAAAGAAATTTGTACCGTCCAGATGAAAAAATTAGTTTTAAAGCAATTATTAGAAATTGGGAAGATTGGAAAAGTGTAGGACAGATTCCTGTAAAATGGAAAGTAATTATGCCAAATGGTAGAAGTTTGGTAGAAAAACAAAATCGCCTTTCTGAAGAAGGAACTTTTGAGGCTACAATTCCACTTCCTAGTACAAGTGTAACAGGAAGTTATACCATTGAAGTTTATACTTCGAATGATGTTCTTTTAGCTTCAAGAAATATAAATGTTGAGGAATTTATGCCACAACGCATAAAAGTAGAAAGTACAACCAATGAAAAATTTGTAAAAAGTGGACAATCAATAAACTTAGATGCAACTGCAACAAATCTTTTTGGACCTCCAGCAGCAGAGCGAAATTATGAAGTTCGTTTGACTTACAATAAAAAATCATTTCAATCAAAAGATGCAAAGTATCAAGATTATAATTTCTTCTTAAATATTGGAAATAATCAAATGCCATCGTATGAAGATTATGAAAATACTGGAGAAACAGATTCGGAAGGTAAGATAGCAGAAAGTGTCAAAATTCCATCAACATTCAAAAATATTGGTTTGATGCAAGGAACATTTTATACAACTGTTTTTGATGAAACAGGAAGACCTGTTGGTTCACGCAAAAGTTTTGACATTATTACACAACCTTACTTTTTGGGTGTAAAAGGTTTAGATTATTATTGGATTGGACTCAATCAGCCTCTTAATTTTCCTTTGATTGCTTTGGATTATGATGGAAAAGCAATTCCTGCAAATGCCAAAGTCCAAGTAGTTCGTTATGATTGGCATACAGTTTTAGAAAAAAGATACAATGGTCAATATACGTATGTTTCGAAGTATAAAGAAGTTATTGAATATGATAAAGAAATGAAAATTAATCCTTCAGGAACTTCAATTAATTTTACTCCAAAAATTTCAGCTCGTTATGAAGTCCGTGTTTCTCTTCCAAATGCAGAAACTTATGTAGCTACTAATTTTTATGCTTATTATTATGGTTCTGCTTCAAATTCTTCTTTTCAAGTAGATAAAGCTGGGCAGATTGATATTACACTTAATAAGAAAAAATACAATGCTGGCGAAACTGCAAAGGTACTTTTCAAAGCTCCTTTTTCAGGTAGAATGTTGGTTACTTTAGAAAAAAATAGCGTTTTGACACATAAATATATTGATGTCAAAAACCGTTCTGCTTCAATGGATATTCCGATTACAGATGAGCATTTGCCAAATGTTTATGTGAGTGCAACTTTGATTCGTCCACTTTCAAATAATGACGTTCCTCTTACGGTTGCTCATGGGTATATTCCGATTTCAGTAGAAAATGAAAAGGAACACAAAATTGAATTAGAAATTACTGCTCCAGAGCGTATTCGTTCTTCTAAAAAGCAAAATATAATTGTCAAAACAGGAAAACCGATGCAAGATGTAGAAATTACGATTGCAGCTGTTGATGAAGGAATTTTGCTGATTAAAAATTTCCAAACGCCAGCCCCTTACAATTATTTCTTCCAAAAAAGAGCTTTAGGTGTAAAAGCCTTTGATATGTATCAGCGTTTGTATCCAGAGTTTAAAGCCAATATTCAGAATTTTGGGGCAGGAGGGTATGATTTAGGAAATCGTACTAATCCAATGGCAAACAAACGAGTAAAACCAGTTTCTTTTTGGTCAGGAACACTAAAAACCAATTCAAAAGGAGAGGTAAATTATGAAATAGATGTACCTCAATTTTCAGGAGATTTGCGTATTATGGCAGTTGCTGTGCAGGGTTCAAAATTTGGTTCAGCAACGGCAAATATGAAAGTAGCTGACCCAATTGTAGTTTCGACAGGTTTACCAAGATTCTTGAGTCCTAAAGATAAAATTACTGTTCCTGTTACGATGAGCAACACGACCGAAAAAGTAGCTCAAGCAACCGTAATATTGAAAACAAAAGGAGCAGTTTCTCCAGACGGAATAACTACTCAAACAGTTACTATTCAGCCAAATAGCGAAGCAAAAGTAAACTTTAAAATCAATGCTATTGAAGCAGTCGGAACAGCAGAAATTGATGTAGAAGTAGCTGCTTTAGGCGAAAAATTCAATCAAACTACTGATATTACGGTTCGTCCGTTTACTTCTCTTTTGAAAGAATCTGATGCAGGAAGCATAGAAGGTGGACAAAGTAAAGTCTTTAGTTTTAAGCATGGTTATGTGCCAACTTCGGCAGATGCAAAACTGGTTGTGAGCAAGTCGCCTATGATTCAGTTTGTAAAATCATTGGATTATTTGGTTCGTTATCCGTATGGTTGTGTTGAGCAAACAACTTCTAGCGCATTTCCTCAGCTTTATGTAAAAGATATTTCTGAGTCAATGGGAAAAGCTCTAAGTTATAACCTAAAACCAGAAGAAAATATCCGTTTTGCGATTGCAAAATTACAATCTATGCAGCTTTATGAAGGTGGTTTGAGCTACTGGCAAGGTGGGCATTCGGCGAGTTGGTGGGGAACAGTCTATGCAACTCATTTCTTGATGGAAGCTAAAAAAGCAGGTTATGAGGTAAATGACAATGTTTTGAATAAGGCTTATGATTATTTGATGACAAAAATCAAAAGTAAAGATACCGAACGTCTTTATTATTACAATGTAAATAATCAACTGACTTCAAGACCGATTGCAAACAAATCGATTTTCTATTCAATGTATATTTTGGCTTCAGCAGGAAAACAAGATGTAGCAACGATGAATTATTACAAAGCAAATAAGCATTTATTAGCGATTGATTCTCGTTATTTATTAGCTTCTACTTACAAATTATTGGGAGATAAGGCGAGTTATGATGCTGTTTTGCCTTCTTCTTTTTCAGGTGAAAAATCTGAGCAGTCTTTAGGTGGGAATTTCTATTCGTATATACGTGACCAAGCGATTGCACTAAATGTTTTGTTAGAACAAGACCCAAAAAATCCACAAATCGGAACATTAGCAAAACAGCTTTCAGAACAGTACAGAGCTAAAAAATATCTAAATACACAAGAACATGCATTTACATTTTTGGCTTTAGGAAAACTAGCAAGGAAGGCAAATAATAGCAATATTACAGCTCAAATTTCGGCTGGTGGTTCAAATATTTCTTCTTATGAAAATGGAACTGTTATTCTTACCAAAAATCAAGTTTTGGATAAAGAAATCACAATCAAAACAAGTGGAGAAGGTAATTTGTATTATTTCTGGGAAAAAGAAGGAATAATTTTGAAGGGCGATTATGTACAGGAAGACAAAAACATTCGTGTTCGTCGCACTTATTTGGATAAAAAAGGAAATAAAATTACAGGAAAAGTGAAGCAAAATCAACTTGTTGTAGTTCGTATTGAAGTTATTTCTACTTCGGTTGATGTAATTGAAAATGTAGTAATTACAGATATGCTTCCTGCTGGTCTGGAAATTGAAAATCCAAGATTAGGAGGCGCACAACAATTTGATTGGATAAAAGATGCTTCTTCGCCAGAACATTTTGATTTTAGAGATGACAGAGTAAATATTTTTACTGATGTAACCAAGAAAAAAACACAGTATTATTATTATCAAACTCGTGCTGTTTCAGAAGGAACTTACAAAGTTGGTGTGATAAGTGCCGATGCTATGTATGATGCTTCTTATCATTCGTATCACGGAGTTGGTACTTTGGTAGTGGAGTAA
- a CDS encoding endonuclease MutS2, whose amino-acid sequence MVYPENIESKLGFDKVREFLADECQGILGRQLIDKMEFHNDYETIASLTEQTAEFKQLIETGQSPPESYYFDVSAYLAKASIVNNFLSESEFYDVKRSLDTLYQTLRVIRRQPKEEFPRLQEMCKEIEVPYEVIQDIERVIDDKGQMRSNASPELQKIRQAIVRTQVTLRKKLVSIVEELRKNDYLRSDVDTTVREGRMVVPIKTEYRKKLKGIVHDTSSTGQTIFIEPEAIVDLNNDIKQFMHQERFEIVRILTDLTTFLRPHLYTLKYAYEFLAKVDFIRAKARFAVKLNAINPDFEKRALIDWQNAYHPLLYLAHQKQGKTVLPNTLFLDGNQRILLISGPNAGGKSVLLKTVGLLQYMYQSGLLIPVQEGSKIGIFDQLFIDIGDEQSIDNDLSTYSSHLYNMKKFLIAGNKRTLALIDEFGTGTEPQVGASIAEAILEEFEKQRMYAVITTHYANLKFMAEKSQFIVNGAMRYDVDKLEPLFKLEIGKPGSSFALEIAKKIGLPSDVIKSAHSKIGGEQLEVERLLRQLEKQRSNLDREQTKLRKQGLEVDKLLRENQALKDDLKKNKQKYMLEAKKEAQDLLQNANQRIEQTIRTIKEQQADKQKTKAVRKDLDSLQDQLNKVEYETTEKETPKKDDDIIRYVNSEIKEGNFVQIKGQTAIAEVLSIKNKDALLRIGSLKTTVKMNRLQKVDETILPISITGTKNLKSSNAGSTLHSKVLDFSPDLDVRGKRAEEVNQIVTAFMDDAVMLSQKNLRILHGKGEGVLRQVVRDALRQYSQVKSIKDEHADRGGAGVTLVEMK is encoded by the coding sequence ATGGTTTACCCCGAAAATATAGAATCAAAATTAGGATTTGATAAAGTCCGAGAGTTTTTAGCTGATGAATGTCAAGGCATTTTGGGCAGGCAGCTTATAGATAAAATGGAATTTCATAACGATTATGAAACCATTGCCAGTCTAACCGAACAAACAGCAGAGTTCAAACAACTCATAGAAACAGGACAAAGTCCACCAGAAAGTTATTATTTTGATGTTAGCGCATACCTTGCAAAGGCTTCGATTGTTAATAATTTTCTTTCAGAAAGTGAGTTTTATGATGTCAAACGCTCTTTAGATACTTTGTATCAAACTTTGAGAGTAATCAGAAGACAGCCAAAAGAAGAATTTCCACGCCTGCAAGAAATGTGTAAAGAAATAGAAGTTCCTTATGAAGTCATTCAAGACATCGAAAGAGTAATTGATGATAAAGGACAAATGCGAAGTAATGCTTCTCCAGAACTCCAAAAAATTCGTCAAGCTATTGTCAGAACGCAGGTTACACTTCGTAAAAAATTAGTTTCTATTGTAGAAGAACTCCGAAAAAATGATTATTTGCGCTCTGATGTTGATACGACAGTTAGAGAAGGTAGAATGGTTGTGCCTATCAAAACAGAATATCGCAAAAAACTAAAAGGAATTGTTCATGATACATCTTCAACAGGTCAAACTATTTTTATAGAACCTGAAGCAATCGTAGATTTGAATAATGATATTAAGCAGTTTATGCACCAAGAAAGATTCGAAATTGTGCGTATTCTAACAGACTTAACAACATTTTTGCGTCCTCATTTATATACATTAAAATATGCGTATGAATTTTTGGCGAAAGTGGATTTTATTCGTGCAAAAGCTCGTTTTGCTGTAAAATTAAATGCCATTAATCCAGACTTTGAAAAACGTGCTTTGATAGATTGGCAAAATGCCTATCATCCTCTGCTTTATTTAGCCCATCAAAAACAAGGAAAAACAGTGTTGCCAAATACATTGTTTTTAGATGGAAATCAACGAATTTTACTTATTTCGGGTCCTAATGCTGGTGGTAAATCGGTTCTTTTAAAAACGGTTGGTTTGCTGCAATATATGTATCAAAGTGGTTTACTTATTCCTGTGCAGGAAGGTTCAAAAATTGGAATATTTGACCAGCTTTTTATAGATATAGGCGATGAACAATCCATTGATAATGACCTAAGTACCTATAGTTCGCATCTTTACAATATGAAAAAATTCCTCATTGCAGGAAATAAACGAACACTTGCACTAATTGATGAATTTGGAACAGGAACAGAGCCACAAGTAGGTGCATCAATAGCTGAAGCTATTTTAGAAGAATTTGAAAAGCAAAGAATGTATGCCGTAATTACTACACATTATGCGAATCTTAAATTTATGGCCGAAAAATCTCAGTTTATTGTAAATGGTGCAATGCGCTATGATGTTGATAAATTAGAACCCTTATTTAAGTTAGAAATAGGAAAACCAGGTAGTTCGTTTGCGTTAGAAATTGCCAAAAAAATAGGTTTACCTTCAGATGTAATCAAATCTGCTCATTCAAAAATAGGTGGCGAACAATTAGAAGTAGAACGACTTTTAAGACAATTAGAAAAACAGCGTTCGAATTTGGATAGAGAACAAACAAAATTGAGAAAACAAGGATTAGAAGTAGATAAATTGCTTAGAGAAAATCAAGCATTGAAAGATGATTTGAAGAAAAATAAGCAAAAATATATGCTTGAAGCTAAAAAAGAAGCACAAGACCTTCTACAAAATGCAAATCAACGCATTGAGCAAACCATCCGAACTATCAAAGAACAACAAGCTGACAAGCAGAAAACAAAAGCAGTTAGAAAAGATTTGGATAGCCTACAAGACCAGCTCAATAAAGTAGAATACGAAACCACAGAAAAAGAAACTCCAAAAAAAGACGATGATATTATTCGTTATGTGAACAGTGAAATAAAAGAAGGTAATTTTGTACAGATAAAAGGACAAACAGCCATTGCAGAGGTTCTTTCTATCAAAAACAAAGATGCTTTGCTTCGTATTGGTTCACTCAAAACGACTGTCAAAATGAATCGTTTGCAAAAAGTAGATGAAACAATATTACCAATTTCAATTACAGGAACTAAAAATTTGAAATCTTCAAATGCTGGTTCTACGCTTCATAGCAAAGTTTTGGATTTTAGTCCAGATTTGGATGTGCGTGGAAAACGTGCCGAAGAAGTAAATCAAATAGTTACAGCCTTTATGGATGATGCTGTTATGCTTTCTCAAAAAAATCTTAGAATTTTGCATGGAAAAGGAGAGGGTGTTTTGCGTCAAGTAGTTAGAGATGCACTCCGTCAGTATTCACAAGTAAAGAGTATTAAAGACGAACACGCAGACAGAGGTGGCGCAGGAGTTACGCTTGTAGAAATGAAGTAG